A window from Citrus sinensis cultivar Valencia sweet orange chromosome 5, DVS_A1.0, whole genome shotgun sequence encodes these proteins:
- the LOC107176378 gene encoding uncharacterized protein LOC107176378: MQEATCPICNNEIESTTHALLFCKFARKVWRYSSLGIDLKVENFPDVITLLHHSYQHHSNLNSELVASFLWVIWNARNNWLFNGKCEDPSRLIAKAMSIADSVKRIKQPEHNCSLELTSMQQNQWSPPSEDWVKVNVDAAIDEQNNLAGLGAVIRNYRGEVVAAAVNTVKSFGDVEMYEAKAALWGIQEAIKAGASSIILESDSKRVVELINSKQSTSTKLFWVIFDILEAKKSFQNFKA; this comes from the coding sequence ATGCAAGAGGCAACTTGTCCAATCTGCAATAATGAGATAGAGAGCACAACTCATGCCTTATTGTTCTGTAAATTTGCGAGGAAAGTGTGGAGATACTCCTCCCTGGGAATTGATttgaaagttgaaaatttCCCTGATGTTATTACTTTGCTTCACCACTCATACCAACATCATAGCAATCTAAATAGTGAGCTAGTTGCATCCTTTTTGTGGGTCATTTGGAATGCTCGGAACAACTGGCTGTTTAATGGGAAGTGTGAAGATCCATCACGACTGATAGCCAAAGCAATGTCTATAGCTGATTCTGTCAAACGAATAAAGCAACCAGAGCACAATTGCTCACTGGAATTGACAAGCATGCAGCAAAACCAATGGAGTCCTCCTAGTGAAGATTGGGTCAAAGTTAACGTGGATGCCGCAATAGATGAGCAAAATAATCTTGCTGGTTTGGGGGCTGTGATCAGGAATTACAGAGGCGAAGTGGTTGCGGCAGCAGTAAACACTGTCAAAAGCTTTGGAGATGTGGAGATGTATGAAGCAAAGGCTGCTCTGTGGGGAATTCAAGAAGCTATTAAGGCAGGGGCATCTTCAATCATTTTAGAATCTGACTCGAAGAGGGTGGTAGAGCTAATAAACAGCAAGCAAAGCACCTCAACAAAGCTTTTTTGGGTGATCTTTGACATTCTAGAAGCCAAGAAGAgtttccagaatttcaaagcTTAG
- the LOC107176379 gene encoding auxin-responsive protein SAUR64-like, with protein MAGVGRRSIALPGISNCKQANKGHFVVYSTDLRRFVIPLAYLHTNIFRELFEMSEEEFGLPTDGPIILPCNAAFLEYVIYIVQNPASKNFLKALLVFMVSSKCSAAASYRLISPSPITIHNFS; from the coding sequence ATGGCCGGCGTTGGTCGAAGATCGATTGCATTGCCCGGAATCAGCAATTGTAAGCAAGCTAACAAGGGCCATTTTGTTGTGTACTCAACCGATTTGAGACGCTTTGTGATTCCTCTGGCATATTTGCATACAAACATTTTCAGAGAATTATTTGAGATGTCTGAGGAAGAGTTTGGGTTACCCACTGATGGGCCAATAATTTTGCCATGCAACGCAGCGTTTTTGGAGTATGTGATCTATATTGTTCAGAATCCTGCGtctaaaaattttctcaaGGCATTGCTTGTATTTATGGTCTCTAGTAAATGCTCTGCTGCTGCTTCTTATCGGCTGATAAGTCCTTCCCCAATAACCATCCACAACTTCAGCTGA
- the LOC102606631 gene encoding probable CoA ligase CCL5 encodes MASNTRIDSRSGFCKSNSIFYSKRKPVSLPPNESLDVTTFISSRAHHGRTAFIDAATGRHLTFSELWRAVDSVSTCLSDMGIRKGHVILLLSPNSIFFPVVCLAVMSLGAIITTTNPLNTKQEIAKQIADSKPVLAFTISQLVPKLAGSTLPIVLLDDEKTTSTEGIKTVTTLPQMMRKEPSGTLVRDRINQDDVATLLYSSGTTGASKGVVSSHRNLIAMVQTVLGRFKLEDGEQTFICTVPMFHIYGLAAFATGLLASGSTIVVLSKFDMHEMLSSISKYRATYLPLVPPILVALISGADQIRSKYDLSSLQSVLSGGAPLSREVIEGFVQKYPKVRILQGYGLTESTGIGASTDSLEESRKYGTAGMLSPSMEAKIVDPDSGKALLVNQTGELWLKGPSIMKGYFSNPEATTSTLDSEGWLRTGDLCYIDDDGFIFIVDRLKELIKYKGYQVPPAELEALLLTHPKISDAAVVPFPDKEAGQYPMAYVVREAGSRLSENEVMDFVARQVAPYKRVRRVAFVASIPKNPSGKILRKDLIKLATSKL; translated from the exons ATGGCATCAAACACTAGAATCGATTCAAGAAGTGGATTCTGCAAATCAAATTCCATCTTCTACAGCAAACGCAAGCCAGTTTCACTCCCACCAAACGAGTCTCTAGACGTGACGACATTCATCTCCTCGCGGGCCCATCATGGCAGAACCGCCTTCATCGACGCGGCCACGGGCCGCCACCTCACCTTCTCCGAGCTCTGGCGAGCGGTTGATTCGGTCTCCACGTGCCTCTCCGATATGGGAATCAGAAAAGGTCATGTCATCCTCCTCCTTTCccctaattcaattttctttccaGTCGTCTGTCTCGCTGTCATGTCACTCGGTGCCATTATCACCACGACTAATCCTCTCAACACCAAACAAGAAATCGCCAAGCAAATCGCTGATTCGAAACCTGTCCTCGCCTTCACCATTAGCCAACTCGTCCCAAAACTCGCCGGTTCAACGCTTCCAATCGTACTCCTTGACGATGAGAAGACCACTTCAACTGAAGGCATCAAAACTGTAACTACTTTACCGCAGATGATGCGAAAGGAGCCAAGCGGGACCCTTGTTAGAGATCGAATCAACCAAGACGACGTCGCAACACTCCTCTACTCGTCTGGCACAACAGGCGCTAGTAAAGGTGTCGTATCGTCACACCGTAATCTGATAGCAATGGTGCAGACCGTTTTGGGGAGATTTAAGTTAGAGGACGGCGAGCAAACTTTCATCTGCACTGTTCCTATGTTTCACATCTACGGCTTAGCAGCGTTCGCCACGGGCCTCTTGGCATCAGGATCAACGATCGTGGTTCTCTCAAAATTCGACATGCACGAAATGTTATCATCGATTTCAAAATACCGGGCCACGTACTTGCCTCTGGTGCCGCCAATACTCGTGGCTTTGATTAGCGGCGCAGATCAGATACGGTCAAAGTACGATTTGAGTTCGCTGCAATCGGTTTTATCCGGTGGGGCCCCGCTGAGTAGGGAAGTGATAGAAGGATTCGTTCAGAAATATCCAAAGGTGAGGATTCTTCAGGGTTATGGTTTGACCGAGTCAACGGGCATTGGAGCGTCAACGGATTCGTTGGAGGAGAGTCGAAAGTATGGTACGGCGGGAATGCTGTCGCCGAGCATGGAGGCGAAGATTGTGGACCCAGACAGTGGCAAGGCGTTGTTGGTGAATCAGACGGGTGAGCTTTGGCTTAAGGGTCCATCCATCATGAAAG GTTATTTCAGTAATCCAGAAGCTACAACATCAACTCTTGATTCTGAAGGATGGTTAAGAACTGGAGATCTCTGCTacattgatgatgatggcttcatttttattgttgATCGATTAAAGGAGCTGATCAAGTACAAAGGTTATCAG GTCCCTCCAGCAGAACTAGAGGCTTTGCTACTAACTCATCCAAAAATTTCTGATGCTGCTGTCGTACC ATTTCCTGACAAGGAGGCTGGGCAATATCCCATGGCATATGTGGTACGGGAAGCTGGAAGTCGATTATCAGAGAATGAAGTCATGGATTTTGTAGCAAGACAG GTTGCCCCATACAAGAGGGTTCGGAGAGTGGCATTTGTAGCTTCAATACCCAAGAATCCATCAGGCAAGATTCTCAGGAAGGATCTCATCAAGCTTGCGACATCCAAACTTTGA
- the LOC102606935 gene encoding cytokinin riboside 5'-monophosphate phosphoribohydrolase LOG5 isoform X2 — MEENKAAAKAMSRFKRVSKKLDLVYGGGSVGLMGLVSHVVHRGGGHVLGIIPKTLMNKEITGETVGEVKPVADMHQRKAEMARNSDCFIALPGGYGTLEELLEVITWAQLGIHDKPVGLINVDGYYNSLLNFIDKAVDDGFISPSQRSILVSAPNAKELVQKLEEYVPLHDGVVAKVKWEAEQVELNTSLKTEIAR; from the exons ATGGAGGAGAATAAAGCAGCAGCAAAGGCGATGTCTAGATTCAAAAGG GTCTCTAAGAAATTGGATCTTGTTTACGGGGGAGGCAGTGTTGGCTTGATGGGTTTAGTTTCTCACGTTGTTCATCGTGGTGGTGGTCATGTTTTAGG AATCATCCCCAAAACTCTGATGAACAAAGAg ATAACGGGAGAAACAGTTGGTGAAGTCAAACCAGTAGCCGACATGCATCAAAGGAAGGCCGAGATGGCCCGCAATTCTGACTGTTTTATTGCCTTACCAG GTGGATATGGAACCCTTGAAGAATTACTTGAAGTCATCACATGGGCCCAGCTAGGAATCCACGACAAGCCT GTGGGTCTGATTAATGTGGATGGATACTACAACTCTCTTCTAAACTTCATCGACAAAGCCGTAGATGATGGCTTTATTTCTCCCTCGCAACGAAGCATACTTGTCTCTGCTCCAAATGCTAAAGAGCTTGTGCAAAAACTTGAA GAGTACGTGCCTTTGCACGATGGAGTTGTTGCTAAGGTTAAGTGGGAAGCTGAACAAGTGGAGCTCAATACTTCTTTGAAGACAGAGATAGCTCGTTAG
- the LOC102606935 gene encoding cytokinin riboside 5'-monophosphate phosphoribohydrolase LOG5 isoform X1, translating to MEENKAAAKAMSRFKRVCVFCGSSTGKRNCYRDAALDLGQELVSKKLDLVYGGGSVGLMGLVSHVVHRGGGHVLGIIPKTLMNKEITGETVGEVKPVADMHQRKAEMARNSDCFIALPGGYGTLEELLEVITWAQLGIHDKPVGLINVDGYYNSLLNFIDKAVDDGFISPSQRSILVSAPNAKELVQKLEEYVPLHDGVVAKVKWEAEQVELNTSLKTEIAR from the exons ATGGAGGAGAATAAAGCAGCAGCAAAGGCGATGTCTAGATTCAAAAGGGTATGTGTTTTTTGCGGGAGCAGTACTGGCAAGAGAAATTGTTATCGTGATGCTGCCCTTGACCTCGGCCAAGAACTG GTCTCTAAGAAATTGGATCTTGTTTACGGGGGAGGCAGTGTTGGCTTGATGGGTTTAGTTTCTCACGTTGTTCATCGTGGTGGTGGTCATGTTTTAGG AATCATCCCCAAAACTCTGATGAACAAAGAg ATAACGGGAGAAACAGTTGGTGAAGTCAAACCAGTAGCCGACATGCATCAAAGGAAGGCCGAGATGGCCCGCAATTCTGACTGTTTTATTGCCTTACCAG GTGGATATGGAACCCTTGAAGAATTACTTGAAGTCATCACATGGGCCCAGCTAGGAATCCACGACAAGCCT GTGGGTCTGATTAATGTGGATGGATACTACAACTCTCTTCTAAACTTCATCGACAAAGCCGTAGATGATGGCTTTATTTCTCCCTCGCAACGAAGCATACTTGTCTCTGCTCCAAATGCTAAAGAGCTTGTGCAAAAACTTGAA GAGTACGTGCCTTTGCACGATGGAGTTGTTGCTAAGGTTAAGTGGGAAGCTGAACAAGTGGAGCTCAATACTTCTTTGAAGACAGAGATAGCTCGTTAG